One genomic window of Rhizobium lentis includes the following:
- a CDS encoding cation-translocating P-type ATPase produces the protein MTCCSMDTESVLAISATSASADEVRLASHPLGAGLRQLDLSVPDVHCGGCISAIEKALSALPFVRKARVNLTARRVSCIYQEELDECATDPSEILAAINTAGYRAHLFTPAAPENDRLRNQLLLAIGFSGFAAANIMLLSVSVWSGADAATRDMFHWISAMIAAPALVYAGRFFFKSAWSALKRGRTNMDVPISLAVTLSYAVSLWETVHHGEHAWFDASVSLLFFLLIGRTLDHVMREKARAAINGLARLAPRGALLMMPDGSRRYVPVEEIAVGDDISIAAGERIPVDGTIVSGESDVDLSIVTGESSPVAVAKGSAVNSGAMNLTGSLILRATKVARDSLLSEIIGLMEAAEGGRARYRRIADRAAALYSPAVHLLALVSFLAWLFFGGDWKQAMLVAVAVLIITCPCALGLAVPVVQVVAAGELFRKGIMVKDGSALERLAAVDIVAFDKTGTLTMGRPRLVGVEAGDAANTAIACALAAHSRHPLSQALLRDMEQASLLSFDRIAEIPGGGLEASNGTDLYRLGNRAFACGTDLAPSAGDSPFSEVVLSKNGAYLAQFLFDDTLRPGAAEAVRELTAGGLETLMVSGDRQTVVDSTAQALGIHTALGVLAPKQKVEECQRLNGEGRRVLMVGDGINDAPALAAAHVSMAPATASDIGRQAADLVFFNDRLDAVPEAIAVARRSASLIRQNFVLAIGYNLLAVPIAIAGLATPLIAAVAMSTSSIIVVTNALRLNAFGKHYPMRTEARADGEVKTA, from the coding sequence ATGACCTGCTGCTCCATGGATACGGAAAGCGTGCTCGCCATCAGCGCAACATCCGCCAGCGCCGACGAAGTCCGGCTGGCAAGCCACCCGCTGGGGGCCGGCTTGCGCCAGCTCGACCTCAGTGTGCCAGACGTCCATTGCGGCGGCTGCATATCCGCCATCGAAAAGGCACTGTCGGCGCTTCCGTTCGTCAGGAAAGCCCGGGTCAATCTGACCGCCCGAAGGGTCAGCTGCATCTATCAGGAGGAACTCGACGAGTGCGCTACCGATCCCTCCGAAATCCTCGCGGCCATCAACACGGCCGGATACCGCGCGCATCTCTTCACGCCAGCGGCGCCTGAAAATGACCGGCTCCGGAACCAGCTGCTGCTGGCGATCGGCTTTTCGGGTTTTGCAGCTGCCAACATCATGCTGCTCTCGGTGTCGGTCTGGTCTGGCGCCGATGCGGCGACGCGCGACATGTTTCACTGGATCTCGGCGATGATCGCCGCCCCTGCGCTGGTCTATGCAGGGCGCTTCTTCTTCAAATCGGCATGGAGCGCGCTGAAACGCGGGCGCACCAACATGGATGTTCCGATCTCGCTTGCCGTGACGCTGTCCTACGCCGTCTCCCTGTGGGAGACCGTGCATCACGGCGAACATGCTTGGTTCGACGCCTCAGTTTCGCTGCTGTTCTTCCTGCTGATCGGCAGAACCCTCGATCACGTGATGCGGGAAAAGGCGCGCGCGGCGATCAACGGGCTTGCAAGACTGGCCCCGCGCGGGGCGCTGCTGATGATGCCGGACGGATCGCGCCGCTATGTTCCGGTGGAAGAGATCGCGGTGGGGGACGACATCTCGATCGCGGCGGGCGAGCGCATCCCGGTCGACGGCACGATCGTCAGCGGCGAGAGCGACGTGGACCTCTCCATCGTCACCGGTGAAAGCAGCCCGGTCGCCGTCGCCAAAGGCAGCGCGGTGAATTCGGGGGCAATGAATCTGACGGGCTCGCTCATCCTTCGGGCGACGAAAGTGGCGAGGGATTCACTTCTATCGGAAATCATCGGTCTCATGGAAGCCGCCGAAGGCGGCAGGGCTCGTTATCGCCGGATCGCCGATCGGGCCGCAGCACTCTATTCGCCGGCCGTGCACCTGTTGGCGCTGGTCTCCTTTCTCGCCTGGTTATTTTTCGGCGGCGACTGGAAACAGGCCATGCTGGTCGCGGTCGCAGTGCTGATCATTACATGCCCTTGCGCGCTCGGCCTTGCCGTGCCCGTGGTCCAGGTGGTCGCGGCGGGCGAGCTTTTCCGCAAGGGCATCATGGTCAAGGACGGGTCGGCGCTCGAAAGACTGGCCGCGGTGGATATCGTCGCCTTCGACAAGACCGGCACGCTGACGATGGGGCGACCCCGCCTCGTCGGGGTCGAAGCGGGCGACGCGGCCAATACTGCAATCGCCTGCGCATTAGCCGCCCATTCACGGCATCCTCTTTCCCAGGCGCTGCTGCGGGACATGGAGCAGGCCTCTTTACTCTCCTTCGACAGGATCGCGGAAATCCCCGGCGGGGGGCTGGAGGCCAGTAACGGAACGGATCTCTATCGGCTGGGCAACCGGGCCTTTGCCTGCGGAACCGACCTTGCGCCCAGCGCGGGCGACAGTCCGTTTTCGGAAGTGGTCCTGTCGAAGAACGGTGCCTATCTGGCCCAGTTCCTGTTTGACGATACGCTTCGCCCGGGCGCTGCCGAGGCTGTCCGCGAGCTCACTGCCGGCGGCCTTGAAACATTGATGGTATCAGGCGACAGGCAAACCGTCGTCGACAGCACGGCACAGGCCCTGGGCATCCACACGGCTCTGGGCGTCTTGGCGCCGAAGCAGAAGGTCGAGGAATGCCAGAGACTGAACGGCGAAGGCCGCCGCGTGCTCATGGTCGGCGACGGGATTAACGACGCTCCGGCGCTTGCCGCCGCCCATGTCTCGATGGCGCCCGCCACCGCGTCCGACATCGGCAGGCAGGCCGCAGACCTAGTCTTTTTCAACGATCGGCTCGATGCCGTTCCCGAAGCGATCGCCGTTGCGCGAAGATCCGCCAGCTTGATCCGGCAGAACTTTGTTCTGGCCATCGGTTACAACCTGCTGGCGGTTCCGATCGCGATCGCCGGACTGGCGACACCGCTCATCGCTGCGGTCGCCATGTCGACGTCGTCAATCATCGTTGTAACCAATGCACTGCGGTTGAATGCCTTCGGCAAACATTA
- a CDS encoding FixH family protein: MKASHRGFTGLHMLLATSAFFAVVIAVNVTMAVYASSSWSGLVVENTYVASQEFNGKAAAMKAMAASGVEGALSVKGRAIRYDIRDGKGAPAIIDDVTLSFKRPVGDHEDFQLTLRKTGEGRFEADHEVAGGDWIVEAISTRSGVVVMHEAKRIDTAEFGQ, translated from the coding sequence ATGAAGGCTTCCCATCGAGGTTTTACCGGCTTGCACATGCTGCTTGCCACCTCGGCATTCTTCGCCGTCGTGATCGCTGTCAACGTCACCATGGCCGTCTATGCCTCATCCAGCTGGAGCGGCCTGGTGGTCGAAAACACCTATGTGGCCAGCCAGGAATTCAACGGCAAGGCGGCGGCGATGAAGGCGATGGCCGCCTCCGGCGTTGAGGGCGCTCTCTCCGTCAAGGGCCGCGCGATCCGCTACGACATCCGTGATGGCAAGGGCGCGCCTGCGATCATCGACGATGTCACGCTGAGTTTCAAACGTCCGGTCGGCGATCACGAGGATTTCCAGCTGACGCTCCGGAAAACAGGCGAGGGCCGGTTCGAAGCCGACCACGAGGTCGCCGGCGGCGATTGGATCGTCGAGGCCATATCGACAAGGAGCGGCGTGGTCGTCATGCATGAGGCCAAGCGCATCGATACTGCGGAGTTCGGGCAATGA